The Halogranum gelatinilyticum genome contains a region encoding:
- a CDS encoding outer membrane protein assembly factor BamB family protein, which produces MRLVTVAVGVLLLGSLLGVAYLGVGDGGAELSEEWVSDTERNVRANHHSVAVADGRVYAPVSAESRSTGCALVALDASDGSTDWSYGVAAANCTIHAVADPTVADYDADETNEVLAATTENELAAFVPETGEKEFAKELTKYGYTKPLVADLAPAEGRELIVADSGGVVFVVDSAGETVWSHDLDAFVWAQPAVADFDADGDPELVVAGDDGNVTLFDADGAVEWQRNVGGSITWGTTGDIDNDAARETVVATSRGDVVALDGSGSEEWRLNVGRFAAVEAVADTDDDGRQELYVTARDGALRRVDAATGEVVWATDLTAESVQMMPPPVVGDVDGDGDPELVVAGNDGTVSVVSPEGEVRATYSRDVPVFARPTLADLDGDGDDEALVMYADGRVVALDYDE; this is translated from the coding sequence ATGCGACTCGTGACCGTCGCGGTCGGCGTCCTCCTCCTCGGCAGCCTCCTCGGCGTCGCCTACCTAGGTGTCGGCGACGGAGGAGCGGAGCTGTCCGAGGAGTGGGTGAGCGACACCGAGCGGAACGTCCGCGCGAACCACCACTCGGTCGCCGTCGCCGACGGCCGCGTCTACGCGCCGGTGAGTGCCGAGTCCCGGAGTACGGGCTGCGCGCTCGTCGCGCTCGACGCCAGCGACGGCTCGACCGACTGGAGCTACGGCGTCGCGGCGGCGAACTGCACCATCCACGCCGTCGCCGACCCGACGGTCGCCGATTACGATGCCGACGAAACCAACGAGGTCCTCGCGGCGACGACGGAGAACGAACTCGCCGCGTTCGTCCCCGAGACGGGAGAGAAGGAGTTCGCGAAGGAACTCACGAAGTACGGCTACACCAAGCCGCTCGTCGCCGACCTCGCGCCAGCCGAGGGACGCGAGCTGATCGTCGCCGACTCCGGCGGCGTCGTTTTCGTCGTCGACAGTGCCGGTGAGACCGTCTGGAGCCACGACCTCGACGCCTTCGTCTGGGCACAGCCGGCGGTCGCCGACTTCGACGCCGACGGCGACCCCGAGTTGGTCGTCGCTGGCGACGACGGGAACGTGACGCTGTTCGATGCTGACGGAGCCGTCGAGTGGCAGCGGAACGTCGGTGGGTCGATAACGTGGGGGACGACCGGCGATATCGACAACGACGCCGCTCGCGAAACGGTCGTCGCGACGAGCCGAGGCGACGTCGTCGCGCTCGACGGGAGCGGGAGCGAGGAGTGGCGGCTGAACGTCGGCCGCTTCGCCGCGGTCGAGGCGGTGGCCGACACCGACGATGACGGCCGACAGGAACTCTACGTGACCGCCCGCGACGGCGCGCTTCGCCGGGTCGACGCCGCGACCGGCGAGGTCGTCTGGGCGACCGACCTCACGGCCGAGTCGGTCCAGATGATGCCGCCGCCGGTCGTCGGCGACGTCGACGGCGACGGTGACCCCGAGCTGGTCGTCGCTGGCAACGACGGCACCGTCTCGGTCGTCTCGCCCGAAGGCGAGGTACGGGCGACCTACAGCCGCGATGTGCCGGTCTTCGCACGGCCGACGCTCGCGGACCTCGACGGCGACGGCGACGACGAGGCACTTGTCATGTACGCCGACGGTCGGGTCGTCGCGCTGGACTACGACGAGTAG
- a CDS encoding DUF7405 family protein, with protein MFDRPSTRRDVMKAAVALGGASALAACMDRADEPVPTGTDDPESLPERQHAWNDYLRADEYGNVDGPRHQLLLYLNLDHDGTPTAEDRETLESALTTLDRAYERSHEGVIYSIGYSPAYFDRFEEPLPDGIDLPEPRALAPFEDPQFDRQDALLHLGSDRADALLEAEQALTGERDTANTVTVETALTDVVTVASRRTGFVGAGMPAERQDVEGIPDSRPVPEASPLFMGFKAGFAKNQASEDYVTIDDGPFAGGTTKHVANIRQRLADWYEEQDFDERVAEMFSPTHAAEGMVEGVGENLGDDSGLTPEIVETIREQASEYGRVGHAQKAARGNRDADGNVRVLRRHFESTDDDVASLHFPSLQTGISVFEEVREAMNGTDLTDNPAIRQRVNNGILEYIFVRRRGNFLVPPRRIRSFPTPTGE; from the coding sequence ATGTTCGACAGGCCGTCCACACGACGGGACGTCATGAAGGCAGCCGTCGCCCTCGGCGGCGCGAGTGCCCTCGCGGCCTGCATGGACCGCGCCGACGAGCCGGTGCCGACGGGGACCGACGACCCCGAGTCGCTGCCGGAGCGTCAACACGCCTGGAACGACTACCTGCGAGCCGACGAGTACGGCAACGTCGACGGCCCGCGACATCAGCTGCTCCTCTACCTGAATCTGGACCACGACGGCACGCCGACCGCCGAGGACCGAGAGACACTCGAATCGGCATTGACGACGCTCGACCGTGCCTACGAGCGGAGCCACGAGGGAGTCATCTACTCCATCGGCTACTCGCCCGCGTACTTCGACCGGTTCGAGGAGCCACTCCCCGACGGTATCGACCTCCCGGAACCACGAGCACTCGCGCCGTTCGAGGACCCGCAGTTCGACCGACAGGACGCCCTGCTGCATCTCGGTTCGGACCGCGCCGACGCCCTGCTCGAAGCCGAGCAGGCTCTGACCGGCGAGCGCGACACGGCCAACACGGTCACCGTGGAGACGGCCCTCACGGATGTCGTGACGGTCGCTTCCCGGCGGACCGGCTTCGTCGGCGCGGGGATGCCCGCCGAGCGACAGGACGTGGAGGGGATTCCCGACTCGCGGCCCGTCCCCGAGGCGTCGCCGCTGTTTATGGGCTTCAAAGCCGGGTTCGCGAAGAATCAGGCGAGTGAGGACTACGTCACCATCGACGACGGCCCGTTCGCCGGGGGAACGACGAAACACGTCGCCAACATCCGCCAGCGGCTCGCCGACTGGTACGAGGAGCAGGACTTCGACGAGCGCGTCGCCGAGATGTTCTCACCCACCCACGCCGCGGAGGGCATGGTCGAGGGCGTCGGCGAGAACCTTGGCGACGACAGCGGGCTCACGCCCGAGATCGTCGAGACAATCCGCGAGCAGGCCAGCGAGTACGGCCGCGTCGGCCACGCCCAGAAGGCCGCCCGCGGCAACCGTGACGCCGACGGAAACGTCCGCGTGCTGCGACGACATTTCGAGTCGACCGACGACGACGTGGCGAGCCTCCACTTCCCCTCGCTGCAGACGGGTATTTCGGTGTTCGAGGAGGTCAGAGAGGCGATGAACGGGACCGACCTCACTGACAACCCAGCCATCCGCCAGCGGGTGAACAACGGTATCTTGGAGTACATCTTCGTCCGTCGCCGCGGCAACTTCCTCGTCCCGCCGCGCCGGATTCGGAGCTTCCCGACACCGACGGGCGAGTAA
- a CDS encoding DUF7471 family protein, whose protein sequence is MTVLAPAHVVTTVSPMLVVAVTLAGLGSAVVAGLGLAAFVQRRSGSYLLVALALSALLARSAVAVLTMGGVMPFEFHHTAEHTLDFVLVALMLAAVYYARRVERAAGANR, encoded by the coding sequence GTGACGGTCCTCGCTCCGGCACACGTCGTCACCACGGTAAGCCCGATGCTCGTCGTCGCAGTGACGCTCGCCGGGCTCGGCTCCGCCGTCGTCGCCGGGCTCGGTCTCGCCGCGTTCGTCCAGCGACGCTCGGGTTCGTATCTCCTCGTCGCCCTCGCGCTCTCGGCACTGCTCGCCCGGAGTGCCGTCGCGGTCCTGACGATGGGCGGCGTGATGCCCTTCGAGTTCCACCACACCGCCGAACACACGCTCGACTTCGTGCTCGTCGCGCTCATGCTCGCCGCCGTCTACTACGCCCGCCGGGTCGAACGCGCCGCGGGGGCGAACCGATGA
- a CDS encoding winged helix-turn-helix transcriptional regulator, whose product MSSTRTRIAAHVRDNPGVHFNELVRTTDFAPGQVQYHLRRLIGEETVAAEELYGRTHYFPPTFDDWERGTLALVRRETARDVIGYLLEHGPTDPTTVADGVGVARSTLEWHLDHLVEQDVARKERDSRNRVTLVLVDPEATAELLAAVSPSLPDRFVDRFTRLVDDLLSPE is encoded by the coding sequence ATGAGTTCGACCCGCACGCGCATCGCGGCCCACGTCCGCGACAATCCCGGCGTCCACTTCAACGAACTCGTCAGGACCACCGACTTCGCGCCCGGCCAGGTCCAGTACCATCTCCGGCGGCTCATCGGCGAGGAGACCGTCGCGGCCGAGGAACTCTACGGCCGCACCCACTACTTCCCGCCGACGTTCGACGACTGGGAACGCGGGACGCTCGCGCTCGTCCGCAGAGAGACCGCACGCGACGTCATCGGCTATCTGCTCGAACACGGCCCGACGGACCCGACGACCGTCGCCGACGGGGTCGGTGTCGCCCGCAGCACGCTGGAGTGGCATCTCGACCACCTCGTCGAGCAGGACGTCGCGCGGAAAGAGCGCGACTCGCGCAACCGCGTGACGCTCGTCCTCGTCGACCCCGAGGCGACGGCCGAACTCCTCGCGGCCGTCTCGCCCTCGCTGCCCGACCGCTTCGTCGACCGCTTCACCCGTCTCGTCGACGACCTCCTCTCGCCCGAGTGA